In one Diceros bicornis minor isolate mBicDic1 chromosome 2, mDicBic1.mat.cur, whole genome shotgun sequence genomic region, the following are encoded:
- the LOC131420005 gene encoding proline-rich transmembrane protein 3-like, translating into MASAPASSPPANATATPLRWGPLRRVLSFSWELHVYGVGVLFLLPASLALASLAAAPAGSRLALVAAVLVLLASALRSAYMLADPYGSQARLGLRASLVLYNLPFPLLLTALAALTLLGLGAGLPQQLQNPLLLGALALAHGVGLLTADLLSARPALNLLAQGLSCAWGAVVALGTLCLCRRRLLDGPRGWDTSPGPRLLAVAGALGLLASGLQLAAALWLYPGPGRVGRFSWAWWGVHFWLRLLELTWALAMALAAVAAARPRPPTEHACWAKLLRLACPPPSGKSEVPERPNNGYAGPSGVGPGSLDISRSLIRNPAEGGPPATPNSDAWGSAASLGHGPQGGPRLSRSSVGPAPSMSELDLRPPSPINLSRSIDAALFREHLVRDSVFRRCGLRGLASPPPGSALRPRRGSHPDAELDGAGSSLLRGRCRSLSDVRVIFLPLCCFWTFPINGTI; encoded by the coding sequence ATGGCATCAgccccagcctccagcccccCGGCCAACGCCACCGCAACCCCCCTGCGCTGGGGTCCCCTGCGGCGGGTGCTGAGCTTTTCCTGGGAGCTGCACGTCTATGGGGTGGGGGTGCTCTTCCTCCTGCCCGCCTCGTTGGCGCTGGCCTCGCTGGCAGCCGCCCCTGCGGGGTCCCGGCTAGCACTGGTGGCTGCGGTGCTGGTGCTCCTAGCGTCGGCGCTGCGATCCGCCTACATGCTGGCTGACCCCTACGGCTCGCAGGCGCGGCTGGGCTTACGCGCCAGCCTGGTGCTCTACAACCTGCCCTTCCCCTTGCTGCTCACTGCGCTCGCTGCCCTGACCCTGCTCGGCCTGGGcgccgggctgccacagcagctgCAGAACCCGCTCCTGCTGGGAGCGTTGGCGTTGGCGCACGGTGTGGGGTTGCTCACTGCAGACCTGCTGTCCGCCAGGCCTGCACTCAACCTCCTGGCCCAGGGCTTATCGTGCGCCTGGGGCGCGGTGGTGGCTCTGGGCACACTCTGCCTGTGCCGTCGCCGCCTGCTGGACGGGCCGCGGGGCTGGGATACGAGCCCGGGCCCGCGGCTGCTGGCCGTGGCGGGTGCGCTGGGGCTGCTGGCCAGCGGCTTGCAGCTGGCGGCCGCGCTGTGGCTGTACCCGGGCCCAGGCCGGGTGGGCCGCTTCTCGTGGGCCTGGTGGGGTGTCCACTTTTGGCTGCGCCTGCTGGAGCTGACATGGGCGCTCGCCATGGCGCTGGCCGCCGTGGCCGCCGCACGGCCCAGGCCGCCCACAGAGCACGCTTGCTGGGCTAAGCTGCTGCGCCTGGCGTGCCCCCCGCCCTCGGGCAAGAGCGAGGTGCCGGAGCGGCCCAACAACGGCTATGCGGGGCCCAGCGGCGTCGGCCCAGGTAGCTTGGACATCAGCAGGAGCCTCATCCGCAACCCAGCGGAAGGTGGGCCGCCTGCCACGCCCAATTCAGACGCCTGGGGCTCGGCTGCGTCGCTGGGCCATGGGCCCCAGGGTGGCCCGCGACTGTCCCGCAGCAGCGTGGGGCCGGCGCCATCGATGAGCGAGCTGGACCTGCGGCCGCCGTCACCCATCAACCTGAGCCGCAGCATCGACGCCGCGCTCTTCCGAGAGCACCTGGTGCGAGACAGCGTCTTCCGGCGCTGCGGCCTGCGCGGCCTGGCCTCCCCGCCGCCCGGGAGCGCGCTGCGGCCGCGCCGGGGCAGCCACCCCGACGCCGAGCTCGACGGCGCGGGCTCTTCGCTCCTCCGCGGCCGCTGCCGGTCGCTCAGCGACGTGCGCGTAATCTTTCTGCCTCTATGCTGCTTCTGGACGTTTCccataaatggaaccatataa